From the genome of Perca fluviatilis chromosome 1, GENO_Pfluv_1.0, whole genome shotgun sequence, one region includes:
- the LOC120556957 gene encoding E3 ubiquitin-protein ligase SMURF2-like — MSSQGVRRNGPVKLRLTVLCAKNLAKKDFFRLPDPFAKVVVDGSGQCHSTDTVKNTLDPKWNQHYDLYIGKADSITISVWNHKKIHKKQGAGFLGCVRLLSNAINRLKDTGYQRLDLNKLGPNDNDTVRGQIVVSLQSRDRIGTGGPVVDCSRLFDNDLPDGWEERRTASGRIQYLNHITRTTQWERPTRPASEYSSPSGRPLSCVVDENTPVMTPVNGAEASCPPGEPRIQERRVRSQRHRNYMSRTHLHTPPDLPEGYEQRTTQQGQVYFLHTQTGVSTWHDPRVPRDLSNVNCEELGPLPPGWEIRNTATGRVYFVDHNNRTTQFTDPRLSANLHLVLNPSPNGSRVAMDSQNTNLSHPTQLKDQGGPGVPQQALSPAQLPEEAECLTVPKYKRDLVQKLKILRQELSQQQPQAGHCRIEVCREEIFEESYRQVMKMRPKDLWKRLMIKFRGEEGLDYGGVAREWLYLLSHEMLNPYYGLFQYSRDDIYTLQINPDSAVNPEHLSYFHFVGRIMGMAVFHGHYIDGGFTLPFYKQLLGKSITLDDMESVDPDLHNSLVWILDNDITGVLDHTFCVEHNAYGEIIQHELKPNGKSVPVTEDTKKEYVRLYVNWRFLHGIEAQFLALQKGFNEVIPQHLLKSFDEKELELIVCGLGKIDISDWKSNTRLKHCTPESNIVKWFWKAVESFDEERRARLLQFVTGSSRVPLQGFKALQGAAGPRLFTIHQIEANTNNLPKAHTCFNRIDIPPYESYDKLYDKLLTAIEETCGFAVE; from the exons ATACATTGGAAAGGCAGACTCAATCACCATCAGTGTATGGAACCACAAGAAGATCCACAAAAAGCAGGGTGCAGGTTTCCTGGGCTGTGTCCGCCTCCTGTCCAACGCCATCAACAGACTCAAAGACACTGGCT ATCAGAGACTGGACCTGAATAAGCTGGGCCCCAATGACAATGATACTGTGAGAGGACAAATAGTTG TAAGTCTTCAGTCCAGAGATCGCATTGGGACAGGAGGTCCAGTGGTGGACTGCAGTCGCCTGTTCGACAATGACTTACCTGATGG CTgggaagagaggaggacagcCTCTGGAAGGATACAGTACCTGAACCACATCACACGTACCACGCAGTGGGAGAGACCTACCAG GCCAGCGTCGGAGTACTCCAGCCCATCAGGGCGTCCGCTGAGCTGTGTGGTGGACGAGAACACGCCAGTGATGACACCTGTTAATGGGGCCGAGGCCAGCTGCCCACCGGGCGAACCGCGGATCCAGGAGAGACGGGTTCGATCGCAGCGGCATCGTAACTACATGAGTCGAACTCACCTGCATACACCGCCTGACCTGCCTGAGGGTTATG AGCAAAGAACAACTCAGCAGGGTCAAGTCTACTTCCTCCACACACAGACTGGAGTCAGCACCTGGCATGACCCCCGGGTGCCCAG GGACCTAAGCAATGTGAACTGTGAGGAGCTGGGCCCGCTGCCACCAGGCTGGGAGATCAGAAACACAGCCACAGGTCGCGTCTACTTTGTCGACCACAACAATCGAACAACGCAGTTCACAGACCCGCGACTATCTGCTAACCTGCATCTAGTACTCAA CCCAAGTCCAAATGGTTCCCGTGTGGCCATGGACAGCCAAAACACTAACCTCAg TCATCCTACTCAGTTAAAGGACCAGGGTGGTCCTGGGGTCCCTCAGCAAGCTCTGTCTCCTGCCCAGCTGCCTGAAGAGGCAGAGTGCCTGACGGTGCCCAAATACAAGAGAGACCTGGTGCAGAAGCTGAAGATCCTGCGGCAGGAACTTTCTCAGCAACAACCCCAGGCCGGCCACTGCCGCATCGAGGTCTGCCGAGAGGAGATATTTGAG GAGTCGTACCGGCAGGTGATGAAGATGCGTCCAAAGGATCTCTGGAAAAGACTGATGATCAAATTCAGAGGAGAAGAGGGACTGGACTATGGTGGGGTAGCAAG gGAATGGTTATACCTGCTCTCCCATGAAATGCTGAACCCCTACTACGGCCTGTTCCAGTATTCCAGAGATGACATCTACACTCTACAGATTAACCCCGACTCTGCTGTCAACCCG GAGCACCTGTCCTACTTCCACTTTGTGGGTCGTATTATGGGCATGGCGGTGTTTCACGGCCACTACATCGACGGAGGCTTCACTCTGCCCTTCTACAAACAGCTGCTGGGAAAATCGATCACGCTGGACGATATGGAGTCTGTCGACCCCGACCTCCACAACAGCCTTGTCTGGATCCT gGACAATGACATCACTGGCGTCCTGGACCACACTTTCTGTGTAGAGCACAATGCCTACGGAGAAATCATCCAACATGAGCTCAAACCCAACGGCAAGAGTGTCCCCGTCACAGAGGACACCAAGAAGGAGTATGTCAG GTTGTATGTGAACTGGCGTTTCCTGCATGGCATTGAGGCTCAGTTTCTGGCTCTGCAGAAAGGCTTCAATGAGGTTATTCCTCAACACCTGCTTAAATCCTTTGATGAGAAAGAACTGGAG CTCATAGTTTGTGGCCTGGGAAAGATCGACATCTCTGACTGGAAATCCAACACGCGTCTGAAGCACTGCACCCCCGAAAGCAACATCGTCAAGTGGTTTTGGAAAGCTGTGGAGTCGTTTGACGAGGAGAGGAGGGCCCGGCTACTGCAGTTTGTTACTGGCTCATCCAGAGTCCCACTGCAAGGCTTCAAGGCTttacagg GTGCTGCGGGGCCCAGACTCTTCACCATTCATCAGATCGAAGCTAACACCAACAATCTTCCCAAAGCCCATACCTG CTTTAATCGGATTGACATTCCGCCCTACGAGAGTTATGACAAGCTATACGACAAGCTGCTGACTGCAATCGAGGAGACCTGTGGCTTCGCAGTGGAATGA
- the LOC120556960 gene encoding uncharacterized protein LOC120556960 isoform X1, protein MLWSHHAWLTAMLSWLLSPKQTHPPSPTHPEHCCTDYTFIVRWTHHSAAILTTLAPCFYKGSTSKILLLTFKALHNLSHRPLSHLHYLSLPAVLINSVHLNKLTAMFYDCSYLRKSENRPEQATIEESSSTESCYLRESENHPEQPTIEESSSTESSESVHEEYPLMMCSENEVEQETCAAPSVQSSENGKESGKKDAACQRPKSQKERTTTSQSENKENRDIQEDENEEFSTSLSVGDGRYLVDLGSSSEFVVDEECLFQLFKSCRECNRQCTVRKRVTGLKLVVSQACCFCQSHSKWTNLPDDDDDGGGDLQINGKQTALEQTNSAKQ, encoded by the exons ATGCTTTGGTCACATCACGCATGGCTTACTGCAATGCTATCCTGGCTGTTATCCCCAAAACAAACTCATCCACCCTCTCCAACTCATCCAGAACACTGCTGCACAGATTACACGTTCATAGTCCGCTGGACACATCACTCCGCTGCTATTTTAACTACACTGGCTCCCTGTTTTTACAAAGGATCAACTTCAAAAATATTACTATTGACATTTAAAGCTCTTCACAATTTATCTCACAGACCTCTTTCACACCTACACTACCTCTCGCTCCCTGCGGTCCTcatcaacag TGTCCATTTGAATAAGCTCACTGCCATGTTTTATGATTGTAGTTATCTTCGGAAGTCAGAGAATCGTCCCGAACAAGCAACCATTGAAGAGAGTTCTTCAACTGAATCCTG TTATCTTCGGGAGTCAGAGAATCATCCCGAGCAACCAACCATTGAAGAAAGTTCTTCAACTGAATCCAG TGAAAGTGTGCATGAAGAATACCCGCTCATGATGTGTTCAGAAAATGAAGTTGAGCAAGAAACTTGTGCTGCTCCTTCTGTCCAGTCATCTGAAAATGGAAAG GAGTCAGGAAAAAAAGATGCTGCTTGTCAAAGACCGAAAAGTCAAAAAGAGCGGACAACAACCAGCCAGTccgaaaataaagaaaatagag ATATTCAAGAAGACGAGAATGAAGAATTCAGCACCTCATTAAGTGTGGGAGATGGACGCTACCTGGTGGATTTGGGGAG CTCATCCGAGTTCGTCGTTGATGAAGAGTGCCTCTTTCAGCTGTTCAAGTCATGCCGGGAATGCAACAGACAATGTACAGTTAGAAAACGTGTCACCGGTCTAAAGCTCGTGGTTAGCCAGGCGTGCTGTTTCTGTCAAAGCCACTCTAAATGGACTAACCTGCCAGATGACGACGACGACGGCGGCGGTGATCTCCAgataaatggaaaacaaacggCACTTGAACAGACCAACTCAGCCAAGCAGTAA
- the LOC120556960 gene encoding uncharacterized protein LOC120556960 isoform X3, which produces MAEARPKKRRSEEYMARRREIEKERTKTRIYIGESIQGWRELRRQKGFQSDAQLAKFLLHSYLRKSENRPEQATIEESSSTESCYLRESENHPEQPTIEESSSTESSESVHEEYPLMMCSENEVEQETCAAPSVQSSENGKESGKKDAACQRPKSQKERTTTSQSENKENRDIQEDENEEFSTSLSVGDGRYLVDLGSSSEFVVDEECLFQLFKSCRECNRQCTVRKRVTGLKLVVSQACCFCQSHSKWTNLPDDDDDGGGDLQINGKQTALEQTNSAKQ; this is translated from the exons ATGGCTGAGGCACGACCAAAGAAAAGACGCTCGGAGGAATATATGGCGAGAAGaagagagattgagaaggagCGAACGAAGACCCGGATTTACATTGGGGAATCGATCCAAGGGTGGCGAGAACTCCGCCGGCAGAAGGGCTTCCAGTCCGATGCACAGCTGGCTAAGTTCTTACTGCACAG TTATCTTCGGAAGTCAGAGAATCGTCCCGAACAAGCAACCATTGAAGAGAGTTCTTCAACTGAATCCTG TTATCTTCGGGAGTCAGAGAATCATCCCGAGCAACCAACCATTGAAGAAAGTTCTTCAACTGAATCCAG TGAAAGTGTGCATGAAGAATACCCGCTCATGATGTGTTCAGAAAATGAAGTTGAGCAAGAAACTTGTGCTGCTCCTTCTGTCCAGTCATCTGAAAATGGAAAG GAGTCAGGAAAAAAAGATGCTGCTTGTCAAAGACCGAAAAGTCAAAAAGAGCGGACAACAACCAGCCAGTccgaaaataaagaaaatagag ATATTCAAGAAGACGAGAATGAAGAATTCAGCACCTCATTAAGTGTGGGAGATGGACGCTACCTGGTGGATTTGGGGAG CTCATCCGAGTTCGTCGTTGATGAAGAGTGCCTCTTTCAGCTGTTCAAGTCATGCCGGGAATGCAACAGACAATGTACAGTTAGAAAACGTGTCACCGGTCTAAAGCTCGTGGTTAGCCAGGCGTGCTGTTTCTGTCAAAGCCACTCTAAATGGACTAACCTGCCAGATGACGACGACGACGGCGGCGGTGATCTCCAgataaatggaaaacaaacggCACTTGAACAGACCAACTCAGCCAAGCAGTAA
- the LOC120556960 gene encoding uncharacterized protein LOC120556960 isoform X2: MAENQKKRPRNVSVSDCTAKKRPTHSEEGLKSKKESDERRRKTRVTIGVAFPIWRALKKEKGLRSDTDVALLLLNSYLRKSENRPEQATIEESSSTESCYLRESENHPEQPTIEESSSTESSESVHEEYPLMMCSENEVEQETCAAPSVQSSENGKESGKKDAACQRPKSQKERTTTSQSENKENRDIQEDENEEFSTSLSVGDGRYLVDLGSSSEFVVDEECLFQLFKSCRECNRQCTVRKRVTGLKLVVSQACCFCQSHSKWTNLPDDDDDGGGDLQINGKQTALEQTNSAKQ; this comes from the exons ATGGCTGAAAACCAGAAGAAGCGCCCACGAAATGTGTCAGTCAGTGATTGTACTGCTAAGAAAAGACCTACACATTCAGAAGAAGGTCTAAAATCCAAAAAAGAAAGTGACGAAAGGCGAAGAAAAACACGGGTAACCATTGGTGTGGCTTTTCCTATTTGGAGAgcgctgaaaaaagaaaagggactGAGGTCAGACACGGATGTTGCCTTACTGCTTTTGAACAG TTATCTTCGGAAGTCAGAGAATCGTCCCGAACAAGCAACCATTGAAGAGAGTTCTTCAACTGAATCCTG TTATCTTCGGGAGTCAGAGAATCATCCCGAGCAACCAACCATTGAAGAAAGTTCTTCAACTGAATCCAG TGAAAGTGTGCATGAAGAATACCCGCTCATGATGTGTTCAGAAAATGAAGTTGAGCAAGAAACTTGTGCTGCTCCTTCTGTCCAGTCATCTGAAAATGGAAAG GAGTCAGGAAAAAAAGATGCTGCTTGTCAAAGACCGAAAAGTCAAAAAGAGCGGACAACAACCAGCCAGTccgaaaataaagaaaatagag ATATTCAAGAAGACGAGAATGAAGAATTCAGCACCTCATTAAGTGTGGGAGATGGACGCTACCTGGTGGATTTGGGGAG CTCATCCGAGTTCGTCGTTGATGAAGAGTGCCTCTTTCAGCTGTTCAAGTCATGCCGGGAATGCAACAGACAATGTACAGTTAGAAAACGTGTCACCGGTCTAAAGCTCGTGGTTAGCCAGGCGTGCTGTTTCTGTCAAAGCCACTCTAAATGGACTAACCTGCCAGATGACGACGACGACGGCGGCGGTGATCTCCAgataaatggaaaacaaacggCACTTGAACAGACCAACTCAGCCAAGCAGTAA